A single region of the Dryobates pubescens isolate bDryPub1 chromosome 11, bDryPub1.pri, whole genome shotgun sequence genome encodes:
- the METTL13 gene encoding eEF1A lysine and N-terminal methyltransferase, translating into MELLPRSPGDFGSARYWDRFFRQRGQRPFEWYGAFPELCPVLHKYVRPCDKVLVVGCGNSELSEQMYDVGMCEGIVNIDISDAVIRQMRERSGSKRPKMSYLVMDVFQMDFPDAEFQVVLDKGTLDAILTDEEEATLAKVDKMFAEISRVLQVGGRYLCVSLAQAHVLKKAVEYFSQEGWVVRVHQVASSGDKQQFVLPIFVYVMTKFRKIPGSAPRILEICPDEQQKPMRVESTEQLVAAVRDRQHYALLRSQLSGTPCGEQVALDLCDRESGRPRYTLHVVDSPSEKPSRDNHFAIFIIPQGRETEWLFGMEEGRKQLASSAGFRRLVTVALHREQHYEGMAGIQAELSAKVMELAPPGLPAQQQVPFLSVGGDIGVRAVRHRGSSPLSGDYVVEDVRGDGSCHFRRLIFLRSRNVVQSEARLLPSLPLQGQKKRRKDKKKPSPAEPPAAVDKSYLCCEHHKAMVAGLCLLGGPDPLPGTPLAVLVVGLGGGSLPLFIHDYFSQAHVAVVEIDPSMLEVATGWFGFSPGDRLQVHVSDGLDYVAKLAAEAPAQYDAIMFDVDSKDLTVGMSCPPPAFVEKPFLQKVKTILKPEGVFLLNLVCRDAQLKESVLGTLREVFPLLYARRIAGEVNEILFCQPSPEAHRDTAELGARAQALEGALRQPGCPWDSSYVLADMLQAIQIL; encoded by the exons atggagctgctgccccgCAGCCCCGGCGACTTCGGATCGGCCCGGTACTGGGATCGGTTTTTCCGGCAGCGCGGGCAGCGCCCCTTCGAGTGGTACGGAGCTTTTCCGGAGCTCTGCCCCGTCCTGCACAAGTACGTCAGGCCCTGCGACAAG GTTCTGGTGGTGGGCTGTGGGAACTCGGAGCTGAGTGAGCAGATGTACGATGTGGGGATGTGTGAGGGTATTGTGAACATTGACATCAGCGACGCAGTGATCCGTCAGATGCGAGAGCGGAGCGGCAGCAAGAGGCCCAAGATGAGCTACCTGGTGATGGATGTGTTCCAGATGGACTTCCCTGATGCCGAgtttcaggtggtgttggacaaAGGCACACTGGATGCCATCCTCACGGATGAAGAGGAGGCTACTCTAGCCAAGGTGGACAAGATGTTTGCTGAGATCAGCCGGGTCCTGCAGGTGGGAGGGCGCTACCTCTGTGTCTCCTTGGCTCAAGCCCACGTGCTGAAGAAAGCAGTGGAATACTTCTCCCAGGAAGGCTGGGTCGTGCGTGTTCATCAGGTAGCCAGCAGCGGAGACAAGCAGCAGTTTGTCCTGCCTATCTTTGTCTACGTCATGACAAAGTTCAGGAAAATCCCAGGCTCGGCACCACGGATCCTGGAGATCTGCCCAGATGAGCAGCAGAAGCCGATGCGGGTGGAGAGCACggagcagctggtggcagcagtgagGGACAGGCAGCATTATGCCCTGCTCCGCAGCCAGCTGAGTGGAACGCCCTGTGGGGAGCAGGTTGCCCTGGACCTGTGTGACAGAGAGAGCGGCAGGCCTCGCTACACACTGCACGTTGTTGACAGTCCCTCAGAGAAACCTTCCCGTGACAATCACTTTGCCATCTTCATCA tccCACAGGGCAGAGAAACCGAGTGGCTCTTTGGGATGGAGGAAGGGCGGAAGCAGCTGGCCAGCAGCGCAGGCTTCAGGCGCCTGGTCACCGTGGCCCTGCACAGGGAACAGCACTACGAGGGCATGGCTGGCATCCAGGCGGAGCTGTCGGCGAAGGTGATGGAGCTGGCCCCGCCaggcctccctgcccagcagcag GTGCCCTTCCTGTCCGTGGGAGGGGACATCGGGGTGCGGGCGGTGCGGCACCgtggcagcagccccctgagCGGGGACTACGTGGTGGAGGACGTGAGGGGGGATGGCAGCTGCCACTTCCGGCGCCTCATCTTCCTCCGCAGCAGGAACGTGGTGCAGTCAGAGGCTCgactgctgccctccctgcctctccaag GCCAGAAGAAGCGGAGGAAGGACAAGAagaagcccagccctgctgagccaccTGCGGCCGTCGACAAGAGCTACCTGTGCTGTGAGCACCACAAGGCCATGgttgctgggctctgcctgctggggggcCCCGACCCCCTCCCAG GAACCCCTCTGgcggtgctggtggtggggctCGGCGGGGGCAGCCTGCCTCTCTTCATCCACGACTACTTCTCACAGGCCCACGTGGCCGTGGTGGAGATTGACCCTTCCATGCTGGAGGTGGCTACAGGCTGGTTTGGCTTCTCCCCGGGTGACCGGCTGCAGGTGCATGTCTCGGATGGCCTGGACTAcgtggccaagctggcagctgaaG ccccagcccagtaTGATGCCATCATGTTTGATGTGGACAGCAAAGACCTCACAGTGGGGATGAGCTGCCCGCCCCCAGCCTTTGTGGAAAagcccttcctgcagaaagttaAAACCATTCTCAAGCCAGAAG GAGTGTTTCTGCTCAACCTGGTGTGCCGTGATGCCCAGCTGAAAGAGTCTGTCCTGGGCACCCTCAGGGAGGTCTTCCCCCTGCTCTACGCGCGCCGCATTGCAGGAGAAGTCAACGAGATCCTgttctgccagcccagccctgaggccCATCGGgacactgcagagctgggggctcgTGCCCAGGCACTTGAAGGGGCCCTGCGGCagcctgggtgcccctgggaCAGCTCCTACGTGCTGGCAGACATGCTGCAAGCCATCCAGATCCTCTGA